A single window of Pseudomonas lijiangensis DNA harbors:
- a CDS encoding transporter associated domain-containing protein, with amino-acid sequence MDNLPLGPLLGVLTLLMLWSGLLTAVETAHHLLKTLRVGKRPNEAAAFPELAFELNSLILSNTLIKTLITVIATLVAVNSWLYNGPTVAWLITAAAMLVFAELIPRRLAARYPVATLLLGNGTLRIPMKIVWPLACVFSAIAKYLLRLFGVRKVTGLDHDLDDTLQKSGHDGVQEHHPRANVLSGIHALDSITVNDILIPRNEVDGVNLDDPIEQIIERLIISRHTRLPVYHNDINQVQGILNTRQISHLLPKAELTKEQLLAVCYEPYFVPESTPLQLQLLNFHKQQRRLGVVVDEYGEVLGIVSLEDILEEIVGEFENEQSLNNPHVTRQADGRLEVEGAASIRDLNKSLGWHLPSDGPKTLNGLVTEALETIPEGPVCLKIGPYRLEILETEDNRVKRVLMWQNAPSLVFK; translated from the coding sequence ATGGATAATCTGCCCCTCGGCCCACTTCTGGGTGTGCTGACCCTGCTGATGCTCTGGTCCGGTCTGCTGACCGCAGTCGAGACCGCCCATCATCTGCTCAAGACCTTGCGTGTCGGCAAACGCCCCAACGAAGCCGCGGCCTTTCCCGAACTGGCTTTCGAGCTCAACAGCCTGATCCTGAGCAATACGCTGATCAAGACCCTGATCACCGTCATCGCCACACTGGTTGCCGTCAATAGCTGGCTATATAACGGCCCGACTGTCGCGTGGCTCATCACCGCTGCAGCCATGCTGGTCTTTGCCGAACTGATCCCGCGCCGCCTTGCAGCCCGCTACCCTGTCGCCACGCTATTGCTGGGCAACGGCACACTGCGCATCCCGATGAAGATCGTCTGGCCGCTGGCCTGCGTTTTCAGCGCGATTGCCAAATACCTGCTGCGCCTTTTCGGCGTTCGCAAAGTGACAGGCCTGGATCATGATCTGGATGATACGCTCCAGAAATCCGGCCATGACGGCGTACAGGAACATCATCCACGGGCCAATGTGCTGTCGGGCATCCACGCCCTGGACAGCATCACGGTCAATGACATTCTGATACCACGCAACGAAGTGGACGGCGTCAACCTCGACGACCCCATCGAACAGATCATCGAACGCCTGATCATTTCCCGACACACTCGCCTGCCGGTCTATCACAACGATATCAATCAGGTGCAGGGCATCCTCAATACCCGTCAAATCAGCCATCTGCTGCCCAAGGCCGAGCTGACCAAGGAACAATTGCTGGCTGTCTGCTACGAGCCTTACTTCGTGCCCGAAAGCACGCCACTGCAGTTGCAACTGCTGAACTTCCACAAGCAGCAGCGTCGGCTGGGCGTGGTGGTGGACGAATATGGCGAAGTGCTCGGCATCGTCAGCCTGGAAGACATTCTTGAAGAGATCGTCGGCGAATTCGAGAACGAGCAGAGCCTCAACAATCCTCACGTCACCCGTCAGGCGGACGGGCGCCTTGAAGTGGAAGGCGCGGCCTCGATTCGCGACCTGAACAAGAGCCTGGGCTGGCACCTGCCTTCCGACGGCCCCAAGACCCTGAATGGCCTGGTCACCGAAGCCCTGGAAACCATCCCCGAAGGTCCGGTCTGCCTGAAAATCGGCCCTTACCGGCTGGAAATCCTGGAAACCGAGGACAATCGCGTGAAGCGGGTCCTGATGTGGCAGAACGCTCCGAGCCTGGTTTTCAAGTAG
- the ffh gene encoding signal recognition particle protein — MFENLTDRLSQTLRHVTGKAKLTEDNIKDTLREVRMALLEADVALPVVKDFVNSVKERAVGTEVSRSLTPGQAFVKIVQAELESLMGAANEDLVLNVTPPAVVLMAGLQGAGKTTTAGKLARFLKERKKKTVMVVSVDVYRPAAIKQLETLANDIGVTFFASDISQKPVDIAQAAIREARLKFIDVVIVDTAGRLHVDAEMMTEIQALHAEVKPAETLFVVDAMTGQDAANTAKAFGDALPLTGVVLTKVDGDARGGAALSVRAITGKPIKFIGMGEKSEALEPFHPDRIASRILGMGDVLSLIEQAEQTLDKEKADKLAKKLKKGKGFDLEDFRDQLQQMKNMGGLGGLMDKLPSIGGMNLSQMGNAQGVAEKQFKQMEAIINSMTPAERRDPDLISGSRKRRIAIGSGTQVQDIGRLIKQHKQMQKMMKKFSAKGGMAKMMRGMGGMFPGGGMPKM, encoded by the coding sequence ATGTTTGAAAACCTTACCGACCGCCTCTCGCAGACGCTGCGCCACGTAACTGGCAAGGCCAAGCTGACCGAGGACAACATCAAAGATACCCTGCGCGAAGTGCGCATGGCTTTGCTCGAAGCCGATGTCGCCCTGCCGGTGGTCAAGGACTTCGTCAATAGCGTCAAGGAACGTGCCGTCGGCACCGAGGTGTCGCGCAGCCTGACACCGGGTCAGGCGTTCGTGAAGATCGTTCAGGCCGAACTCGAAAGCCTGATGGGCGCGGCCAACGAAGACCTGGTGCTCAACGTCACGCCTCCGGCGGTCGTGTTGATGGCCGGTCTGCAGGGTGCGGGTAAAACCACCACTGCTGGCAAACTTGCTCGCTTCCTTAAAGAGCGCAAGAAGAAAACCGTGATGGTCGTGTCGGTGGACGTCTATCGTCCCGCGGCCATCAAGCAGCTTGAAACCCTGGCCAACGATATCGGCGTGACGTTCTTCGCTTCCGATATCAGCCAGAAGCCTGTGGACATTGCCCAGGCTGCCATTCGCGAAGCCAGGCTCAAGTTCATCGATGTCGTGATCGTCGACACCGCAGGTCGCCTGCACGTCGATGCCGAGATGATGACCGAGATCCAGGCGTTGCATGCCGAGGTGAAACCGGCTGAAACCCTGTTCGTGGTCGATGCCATGACCGGTCAGGATGCGGCCAATACCGCCAAGGCGTTCGGCGATGCGCTGCCGCTGACCGGTGTGGTGCTCACCAAGGTCGATGGCGATGCTCGCGGCGGTGCTGCGTTGTCGGTGCGTGCGATTACCGGCAAGCCGATCAAGTTCATCGGTATGGGCGAGAAGAGCGAAGCTCTGGAGCCGTTCCACCCCGATCGTATCGCGTCGCGAATTCTCGGCATGGGCGACGTCCTCAGCCTGATCGAGCAGGCCGAGCAGACTCTGGATAAAGAGAAAGCCGACAAGCTGGCCAAGAAGCTCAAGAAGGGCAAGGGCTTCGACCTCGAAGATTTCCGCGATCAGCTGCAACAGATGAAGAACATGGGCGGCCTTGGCGGCCTTATGGACAAACTGCCCAGCATCGGTGGCATGAACCTCTCGCAGATGGGCAATGCCCAGGGCGTGGCCGAGAAGCAGTTCAAGCAGATGGAAGCCATCATCAATTCGATGACGCCGGCCGAGCGTCGCGACCCGGATCTGATCAGCGGTTCGCGCAAGCGCCGTATCGCCATCGGTTCGGGCACCCAGGTTCAGGACATCGGGCGTCTGATCAAGCAGCACAAGCAGATGCAGAAGATGATGAAGAAATTCTCCGCCAAGGGCGGTATGGCAAAAATGATGCGCGGCATGGGTGGAATGTTCCCTGGCGGCGGCATGCCAAAAATGTGA
- the rpsP gene encoding 30S ribosomal protein S16: protein MLTIRLALGGSKKRPFYHLTVTDSRNARDGSHKEQIGFFNPIARGQEVRLSVNEERLNYWLGVGAQTSERVAQLIKEHNKAKAAA, encoded by the coding sequence ATGCTAACCATCCGTCTTGCCCTTGGCGGCTCCAAAAAGCGCCCGTTTTACCACCTGACCGTAACCGACAGCCGCAACGCTCGTGACGGTTCCCACAAAGAACAAATCGGTTTCTTCAACCCGATTGCTCGTGGTCAGGAAGTTCGTCTGTCCGTCAACGAAGAACGCCTGAACTACTGGCTGGGCGTTGGCGCTCAGACTTCCGAGCGCGTTGCCCAGTTGATCAAAGAGCACAACAAGGCCAAGGCCGCGGCCTGA
- the rplS gene encoding 50S ribosomal protein L19: MTNKIILALEAEQMTKEIPTFAPGDTIVVQVKVKEGDRARLQAFEGVVIAKRNRGVNSAFTVRKISNGVGVERTFQTYSPQIDSLAVKRRGDVRKAKLYYLRDLSGKAARIKEKLS; the protein is encoded by the coding sequence ATGACTAACAAAATCATTCTTGCCCTCGAAGCAGAGCAGATGACCAAAGAAATCCCTACCTTTGCCCCAGGCGATACCATCGTCGTTCAGGTGAAAGTAAAGGAAGGCGATCGCGCGCGTCTGCAAGCGTTCGAAGGCGTTGTAATTGCCAAGCGTAACCGTGGCGTGAACAGTGCTTTCACTGTTCGTAAAATCTCCAACGGTGTTGGCGTTGAGCGTACTTTCCAGACCTACAGCCCGCAAATCGACAGCCTGGCTGTGAAACGTCGCGGCGACGTTCGCAAGGCCAAACTGTACTACCTGCGTGACCTGTCCGGTAAAGCAGCTCGCATCAAAGAAAAACTGTCCTGA
- a CDS encoding cytochrome C assembly family protein — protein sequence MFPLTPSLLSSLAAASLYAAATVYQGVRLNQTAKPDKRLLVLLGTLAVIAHAIGLYSQLMRPAGLGLDFFNSASLIAVSVIALTLIATTRIPVENLLVLLFPLGMITTLLAQYAPSGTVQPIIEEPGILSHILLSILAYGMFTIAVFQALLLLLQDHQLKNKHPSGLIKNFPPLQTMESLLFGFLWAGWTLLSLSLISGWVFVENLFAQHLVHKTLLACLAWVVFSVLLWGRNRLGWRGHKAIRWTLGGFCLLMLAYFGSKLVREFILHI from the coding sequence ATGTTCCCTCTAACACCCAGTCTGCTTTCAAGCCTCGCCGCCGCAAGCCTCTATGCCGCTGCGACCGTCTATCAGGGCGTACGCCTGAATCAGACCGCCAAACCCGACAAGCGGCTGCTTGTACTGCTCGGCACCCTGGCCGTCATTGCCCATGCCATCGGCCTTTATTCCCAACTGATGCGCCCGGCAGGCCTGGGTCTGGACTTTTTCAACTCCGCCAGTCTGATCGCCGTGTCAGTCATCGCCCTGACCCTGATCGCCACCACGCGAATTCCCGTGGAAAACCTGCTGGTGCTGCTGTTCCCGCTGGGCATGATCACCACCCTGCTGGCCCAGTACGCCCCAAGCGGCACCGTGCAGCCGATCATTGAAGAACCGGGCATTCTCAGCCACATCCTGCTTTCCATCCTGGCGTACGGCATGTTCACCATCGCGGTGTTCCAGGCGCTGCTGTTGCTATTGCAGGATCATCAGCTCAAGAACAAGCATCCTTCGGGGCTGATCAAGAACTTCCCGCCCCTGCAAACCATGGAAAGCCTGCTGTTCGGCTTCCTCTGGGCCGGCTGGACCCTGCTGTCGCTGTCGCTGATTTCCGGCTGGGTGTTCGTCGAGAACCTGTTTGCCCAGCACCTGGTACACAAGACCCTGCTCGCCTGTCTGGCCTGGGTCGTGTTCAGTGTTCTGCTGTGGGGTCGCAACCGTCTCGGCTGGCGTGGGCACAAAGCCATTCGCTGGACGCTGGGCGGCTTCTGCCTGCTGATGCTGGCCTACTTCGGCAGCAAGCTGGTACGTGAATTCATTCTGCATATCTGA
- the rimM gene encoding ribosome maturation factor RimM (Essential for efficient processing of 16S rRNA), translated as MNATPASADDLIVIGKIFSVHGVRGEVKVYSFTDPIDNLLDYTTWTLRREGRVEKQVELVSGRLQGKFLVAKLKGLDDRDEARLLSGCEICVQRSLFPDLDDGEYYWYQLEGLKVIDTLGQLLGKIDHLLETGSNDVMVVKPCAGSLDDRERLLPYTEQCVLAIDLDAGEMKVDWDADF; from the coding sequence ATGAATGCGACGCCTGCATCTGCCGACGATCTGATCGTCATAGGCAAGATTTTCTCGGTTCATGGCGTTCGCGGCGAAGTGAAGGTTTATTCCTTTACGGATCCGATTGATAACCTGCTGGACTACACGACCTGGACGCTGCGGCGCGAAGGGCGGGTGGAAAAACAGGTAGAGCTGGTCAGCGGACGCTTGCAAGGCAAGTTTCTGGTCGCAAAGCTCAAGGGTCTCGATGATCGCGACGAAGCTCGTCTTCTGTCCGGTTGCGAAATCTGCGTGCAGCGTAGCCTGTTCCCTGATCTGGACGATGGCGAGTACTACTGGTACCAGCTTGAAGGCCTGAAGGTCATCGACACGCTCGGGCAATTGCTCGGCAAGATCGATCACCTGCTTGAAACCGGCTCGAACGATGTAATGGTGGTCAAGCCCTGCGCGGGCAGTCTGGATGATCGCGAGCGTCTGTTGCCCTATACGGAGCAATGCGTGCTGGCAATCGACCTTGACGCCGGCGAGATGAAGGTGGATTGGGATGCGGACTTCTGA
- the trmD gene encoding tRNA (guanosine(37)-N1)-methyltransferase TrmD → MASLRIEVISLFPEMFSAISEYGITSRAVKQGLLQLTCWNPRDYTTDRHHTVDDRPFGGGPGMVMKIKPLEDALVQARQAAGDAAKVIYLSPQGRKLNQSAVRELAQEEAIILIAGRYEGIDERFIEAHVDEEWSIGDYVLSGGELPAMVLIDAVTRLLPGALGHVDSAEEDSFTDGLLDCPHYTRPEVYADQRVPDVLLSGNHAHIRRWRLQQSLGRTYERRADLLESRSLSGEEKKLLAEYIRERDDS, encoded by the coding sequence ATGGCTAGCCTACGCATAGAAGTCATCAGTTTGTTCCCGGAGATGTTTTCCGCCATCAGCGAATACGGCATTACCAGCCGTGCGGTGAAACAGGGGCTCTTGCAGCTCACTTGTTGGAATCCGCGGGACTACACCACTGATCGTCATCACACTGTGGATGATCGCCCATTTGGCGGTGGTCCGGGCATGGTGATGAAGATCAAGCCTCTTGAGGATGCTCTGGTTCAGGCCAGGCAGGCTGCAGGGGATGCGGCGAAGGTAATTTACCTGTCGCCACAAGGCCGCAAGCTGAATCAGTCTGCGGTGCGCGAACTGGCGCAGGAGGAAGCGATTATCCTCATCGCCGGTCGTTATGAAGGCATTGACGAGCGTTTTATTGAGGCTCATGTCGATGAAGAGTGGTCGATTGGCGACTATGTATTGTCCGGTGGCGAGCTACCGGCGATGGTGCTGATCGACGCGGTTACGCGACTGCTGCCTGGAGCTTTAGGGCATGTGGACTCCGCGGAGGAAGATTCCTTCACGGACGGTCTGCTGGATTGCCCGCACTACACCCGACCTGAGGTGTATGCGGATCAGCGTGTTCCCGACGTGTTGCTAAGTGGCAATCACGCGCACATCCGGCGTTGGCGTTTACAGCAGTCCCTTGGGCGGACCTATGAACGACGCGCCGATCTTCTGGAAAGCCGCTCGCTTTCTGGAGAAGAGAAGAAGCTGCTGGCGGAATACATCCGCGAGCGGGACGATAGTTAA